The genomic interval ACATGGTGGACATTTTTGGATCACTCTATTCCTACTGTTCATCAACGACATCATAACATAACTGCATAAATAATACAAGAAGCCTTAATGGTCTGGTGCCTTAAAGGAGAGTATGCAAGAACCGCAAATTATTTAATGCACAGATTTAACAGATTTCGTCAAATCACAAACGGCTAAAGGGTTATACACAGACATTATCATgcttattgtgctgttttgtactgtttgggcaatcggtcacttgccttaaataaaggaccaactaattgtttttaatgaaaattcaatactgctccagcagctggactttcacttctttatattgatttacAAAAAGCATTCGACATAGTAGATCACACTATACTGTGTGAAAAACTTATGACCATGGGGGTTTAATCTGTAGAATGGTTTCACTTATACTTAACAGGGAGAAagcaaacaatgcatgtaaagtcataagtaaaaaaaaataggaTGTGAATTAGCAAACTGCAATAACTGGCTAGTTGACAACAAGTTGTCTCTTCATATAGGTTAAACAGAATGTATACTTTTTGGAAGTAAGCGGAAAATTAAAAAGGTTGAAAATTTCTCAGTCATATGTAATAATCAAACTATAAAGTCTCAACAATCGGTGATATATTTGGGTCATGTTCTAGTTAACACCCTGTCAGgaaataaatgtgcaaacgacATCAGCAGTAAGGTCAATTCGAGACTTAAGTTCATGTATAGACACAACAGTGTACTCGATTTTAACACCAGGAAAACCCTATGTTAATCATTAATTCAGTGCTTATTTGATTATGCATGTTCGGCCTGGTATAATAACTTGGGGGAAAACTCAAGTCTAAAttacaaattacacaaaacaaggttgtgcgattcattttaaatgttctaCCAAGAACCACACTTACCTGCTCAGATTTTCACAAACTAAGAATGTTAAAACTTAATGATAGAGTCAAACAACTGAGTTTAAATCATGTACATAACAAAATTATGACAAATGTCCTGGGTACATGAAAAATAACTTTATTAAGAAATCAGATGCTCATAGCTACTTCACAAGAAAGAGCAAGTGTAATTTCTGTGTTCCTGTCATAATTCAGCGACAGCTtcaactttttattataatggtgTTTTAACCTGGAATGCTCTTCCAGAATCTATTTAAAGTATAAATAgtcacttcaaattaaaaaaagaagtcaaaaaacattttcttaacaAGTACCTTTAGGGTTGAGCATGGCCGACtggttttttttaagtatttagaAAATATCCCCTgtctttatttgttgtttgttgttttttgaaGTACTTAGATATCCACTGTCTTTGTTTTTTAACGAGGTTATGAAATGAAATGCTCGCTCAAATTGTTGAAAGCACATACATTTCACAAACTTTAGATATGCTAACAccattataaaatagttttataaccctttaaaattaatatgtttatagcTGGCTGCAATTTTAGTCTATGTGCTATAAGAAGCAGTAATGTAAAGGACCCCTTTGGAAATAAGTCGCAAGACTTTCAAGGGCTTTCCTGGCAGTGCATGTCTTTATATCAGACTAAAATAAACTAAAAGTTATCAGTCTTATGTCAATGTACCTAAAATTTATATCTCATTTAGTCACTTTATTCTGTGATATTTTTGTGCTCAATTTATGTGTTGTTTGCTTTAAGCTGAATTGTTTTAAGCCACTGtgtaaaaaatgtacattttattaaagtGTGTACATGTATCTCAAATTTTAACCTCATAAAGTCAATTTAAGCTGTGATATTGTTGTGCTCAATGTATGTGTTTGTTCTAAGCTAATTTGTTTTAAGCTTCTGTGAAATTGTAAAAAGTAATTAAGGTATGTAAATGTATACCTCATGATATCAATTAAATCTGTGATATTTTAGTgctcaatctatctatctatctatctatctatctatctatctatctatctatctatctatctatctatctatctatctatctatctatctatctatctatctatctatctatctatctatctatctatctatctatctatctctatcgatctatcgatctatcgatctatcgatctatcgatctatctatctatctatctatctatctatctatctatctatctatctatctatctatctatctatctatctatctatctatatctatctatctatctatctatctatctatctatctatctatctatctatctatctatctatctataatgCTGAGAAAAAGATGCGTAATACGTACAGGAGAAATCCTCAACCATTTTTTACACTCTTCCCCCCACATTTCAGTCTGCAAAGTCGACATATGACAACAATACTCTTCTAGCAGATAGACTTGGCGGTTACCGTCAAACGAGAATGAGATTTTTAAAAACCCAGAATAGATGGCAGGGGAAAAATCCAGAGAGAAACTTACTCTAGATGGGGCTGCCCAGTCTAACCAGCATACTCAAGACGAATCCAGAAGCAGGCTTTTCGCATCATCGCTCTTGTTGTGAGGTGCAAATAAGGGAACAAACGGTATTTCTCGACTAAAGAAAAGAAGATAATGTAAAGACATGAAGCAGATCATGAAGCCGGGACATGTAGAGTGAACAGCCTCGGAGTAAAAAGAAGGAAAcggtcgtgttttttttttcgaaaaagtAAAGCAATTCTTAGAAAAGATCTTAACCGTACTAAAGACCCgcacaacttaaaaaaaaacacaaagtaaaCTGTACAATAGTACTCATATTTGCAAAAGAGACTGACACATAAACGCAAGCAAGAAAGTTATTACACTGGATATGCTCGAATAAAGGTTCCAACAAAAAGCATGGGCCTACACAGATGGGTCAACAATAAATGTAGTCAAGACTAGTAAAGCCGGAGCATTCGTGCAGTACCCACGCGGAAAGTTGAGACAGAGGAAATACCAACAGGCATCCACTACATAAAGTACAGACTTTAGGCGGAAGCACAATTCCATGCTGCAAACATTATTAGCAGATACAAGATAGTTGTTAGTAGGTTGTCTTCCTAACAGATGCTTCGTTAGTCCTCAAactttcaaaacaaaattaactgCTTCGCATAACAGAAGCAACACCACCaaacattaaagcgggtatatacgatttttatatgtgttaaattgtatatattgatacaaatatgttattataacacacactatgcaagaaaaagtgatacatttaagacgaatttcataaaatgcagcaaatacaaattagcgacccgagccgattgtgacgaagataattcgtacatattttcctacaataaccgatgcattcgtctttttagtgagtgtttgtgtgtcgtatgaatcgatatcgctgcaggaaattaaaaagaaccgttaaactaaatttagattcacatcgtacatgcatgatatacatgctggcgaattcgactgtacagcctttttcgatttcagaataaaatatctggcttatttcgcatttttcgacatatgttcttctttactttaatttttgtttatattgaaatatatgtataataagtttttacacattttatattaattaataaatatttgacaagatcgtaaaTACCCGCTTTAAATGCTTCAGAATTGTACTCAAGCGGATCCCCTCTCGCTGTGCAAAGAATGCATGGGAATGATATGGCAGACAGAATGGCAAAGCTGGGAGCCGAAAAAGAACAAAACGTGAACATAGCCAGTCTAGAAGAAATAACATTTGTAATCAAAAGCCTTTTCGGAACaaaaaatgtaaagaaaaacCGTATCTCTCTGTCCAGACTAGAACAGGTGTTTCGGCTTCCGACTGCTTACATGCCATAAAAGACGTAACCACCACATGCATTGGACAGCCCACCTCGTGTCGTCTCTAAAGTGCCCCTATGTTGGAGTCGACAAAATGGCAGAACTAATCCTCCAGCGAAAATCGAGATGTCGAATTTTTAAGGGTTTTTTCAATGTGGTTGtacagaaaaaatattttacctAATGTGACTTTCATATGGCATTGCCTTCCAAACTCGGTTATAAGCCTCTCAAAGTGACTTCCATATGTGCAGATATACGCTTTCGTTTCACGATCTTCAAAAGATCCACAAAGTAGCGCTAGTGCTTCCACACAGTCATTCGCTGGCCCGTACACACAAATAATGGAACCGCTGTCACCCTTCTTTGAGAACGGCGTACCTGAGTTTTGATATAAAACACACATGTAACATATATTGATGTTAAAGCATATCTATTAATATGTTTCTCTTCGAAAATTACGGAAATCATTGCAAGACATATCATTCAACGGAAATTCTCAaactatacatgtatttgcaattgAGATACTAcaatttatatgttgtttatatTGATGAGAACGCGACGTTCTGCCTAACCTTGCGTTACGTCAGTCATAGGTTCCACGAGAATCTGGTACATAAAGTCATCGGTATGATAATTTTCTTGATCATCCACGGTCTTTATAACAGTATCAGAACTGACAACAATACCTGTAGTTAAACCACTTCCATGACCATATTTGTACACCTCCAACCTGTCATAGTTAGTCCCTTGATAATATGTTAATCGTGCGTCTGTCTCAACGTGTTGAGgttgtttaaaattaaagttaCATATTTTAGTAAATGATGTAGATACTTTAATAGCAACGATGTCCAGATAACGACTTTTATCGAGCAAACAATCTACTTTTCCAAATTCATGCATGTGTCCGCGATAGCTCGCTAAAACCGTGTAACAACCATTGCAAATACAATGACCACACGATATAGCATAAACGTCATCTAATGACCCACCGGCACCAAAATCGAGATGGACAAAACAACCTAAACTAAAGTCTGTACAGTTTCCAAAACCTCGTACTCGAAGGTGATGCCCACATCTTATATCTGATCCAGCTTGAACCGTTGATACTACTTCTTGTATTTTGTATCCGTGTAAGTAATTGTGTTTTCGTAACAAATTCCATATGTCTTTCTCATTGACGCGTTTGCGATCGGTTACGTAAATCGTGAGCTTGCCATAAACATGACCACAAAACTGCACGTTAGGGACACTGTAAAAAACACAAAAGAACGCATATTTCAtttggttttatttttatataaaaggtttcaaacactgaacacatacaCTTTCCGATTACTACTTATGCGCGTGTGTAAATAATGAATAGAGGTTTCGTTCAACAATTTAATCTAATTACTTTAGAATATTTACCGCATTATCTCTTTTTGTAAACGAACATCCATGCTAGGTATTTTTGGTATAACTGTTCCTGTATGAACAGGAGTCATTTGCAAGATCCCGTGAAGTTCAAATTTCAGTCTGTTCAACTTCTGAATAAACTCGACCTTTGACTAAAAAGAAAATTGTTAATTAGCGAAGTTTCTAAACACACACTTATGTAGTATCATCATTAATAGATCTACGTAAAAtgcaatataatattaacaataaatactAATAAAAATCAACGGAAACGAGAATTGTAATAACCTTACTTGTATATAATTATCCGCAGTTTCAAACAATTTCGAGGATTTTGTTTTGAAAGTTTGAGCAAACTTGTTGCTTTTCCATTTAAGATATCTGTCGGTTTTGCATATAATGTCTTTAAGAAAATCTTCTGTTTCTTTTTGCACGAAGACTTTGCGACAAATGACGACCAGTTGATCGTCAAATCTTAATTCTGCGAGCGAAGATAAGATCACCGCTTGTGATAAACCATTCTTTATTGATAAGGTTTCTACAAGAGTGCATCGTGTTTGTATTTTCACAACTGCAATCAATGTTCGTTTTGGAGGTTCACTCTGATCAATTGTTTCAGGAAAGACGGAACTCTCTGAAAGTAGCCAATCTTAATGAACACATCGAATAATAAATGTATGCGCAACATATCACAAAGAGTAAACTACATCGTTACGGCTTCCCGCCCGCCTGGTTTTTGTTAAACTATTAGCTGAATTTCTTCATTAACAAATCGGGCTAAAATACTGCTAATACATgtttagagaataaaatataatagGAACAATCATACAATATTGTCGACATAGCTAAATATATCAACATGCCTAGACTATGGTTATATTTGTCGACCACTGTCAACATTAATCACATACAAAACATGTCTGAACACTATTGGTTTTCTAAGCCAATGATAACGATTGTAAATACTTGTACCACAAATATGAATTTTTTGGTCCTTTCCTAAACTTATTTGAAATGTTCCGCGCACATGGTCGCCTCTGCTTATAATAGAAGTCGCGTTTAAGATGGGTTTATTTGACTTATGTTGGTGGCAAATCTTAATTCAATAGAATCCAGAGCTACCGTGGATGGTCCTCTACCAAACATGTACACATGGTTCCGATTCGCTGCATCGGATGGCCACAGAATGTTACATATACAAATTACAGTaatgttttttaatcaaacaaTTAAACACTAGTTTTCATTTGGTTGTCTCCAACATTATTCCACACCATTTCCCAAACTACCAGCTTAAGCTTTAACCGAATGTGTGTCACATTAAAAAAACATCTGCCAAACATTTTAGAGTGGCTCTTCTGAATAAGATTAACTATTGAGGTAAAACCTGTTTTCTCCTGTTTGTTCTAATGTCATTGACTCCTGTTGCTAACTACACTTTTTTGTTATATTCGTGTCAATCACCAGACATTACTTCTAATATAATCAATCATCAGAATCGCATACACCTTATCTTCGTATAAGCTAACTTCATCTCACTgcgtatttgtttttataatgattGTGTTTTGCAAAAAGCATTTATTGACGATTATGCGAATAAACAACCCAATATGAACCACATATGTCTGCAAATACTTCTCTTACCTTAAATAAGAATAACCTAAAAACACCTACAATATACCTATATTTTCACACACTTCGTGTATACACTTATATATACCTGCACAGAGCTCTTAAATACAAAAATGTCCATTTACCATTGATTGACTATTCAAAGAACATTACTGAATTTGTGATCAATGTTGCACTTGTTGCATGATTACATGTCAAGTGGAGGGAAGTTCATTTGACGCACAATTTCCAGAGTGCAAATGCGTGACATTGTATCAAAAGCAGATGCGACACATTATGTCATTTATTTTACGTTTCCTCTCTAGTTCACTATTTTCCGAACAAATTTGTAATTGTCTGTCAAAATTTTATTCAATAGttagttttacaaattaaatatCAAACTTTATAGTTTTCTCCAACCTGGACATTTACTCTCATAGGCTGCTTTCCGCATTTTTCTATCGTTTAAATAAAAGTAGTTACGTACAgcgatttatttaaagtaaacatGTTTGACATTTTTAGGTTTTAAACGTCTCGCCCATCTATTTTTGGATATCTTTGGAAAAAAGCTTGTAGCCTATTGTGCTATACGGCATATAGACTTAGCAGCTGCTCTGTTGAAATGTTTCAAAATGCATATAGAATGAGTTTGCTAGGTTCAACCAGtgtaaaataagtttaaatacaGTACTTGTATTTTCAGTGTCATGATAGTGCGAACATCTTTCATTTGTGATACAATTTCTCatcaacatttaaacatatatacgaTGGATACTCTTAACAAACGAACTTACCATGTTCTTTATCGCTACCTTCTATTTCCTGCATCATCAAACGATTACTGAGAATCCGACGGATTCGTTCCTCAAGAAGTTCGTCTATTGAGGACGGCAACGTTTTGCCATCTCGAAGGGAAAACTTGTCGATCAATATCTCAATTTTCAGAAAGATGTCAATGATTATTTCCTTCAAAGGCACAAACAAGTTACTTGTTATTTAACGGTATGAAAGGTTAATATTTCTTATCGtgcatttttatgcatttgtatataaTTTCAAGACACATTATTCTCCTTTAGATCTAAAAATCGATGAGTTACCTCAAAAACTCTCTGAATATTTTCAGCGAATGACTTTGTATCTTCATGTGTCATTCTTTGTAAGATGCCTTCCGTAGTTCTATAACAAGTTTCCATTGTAGTATTATACCCGAGGATATTCGTGTCATGTTgtgcaaaatgtgtgttattgcTAAGATCTTGCAAACactgaaaatatacatttaattttcaaGAAAAAAGGAAACATATGGCGATactttacaaaaacaaatgtcaacCAATCAAGGAAGCTAAAAAATTATCAAAACCTTATCCGTGGAGAAAACGAAGACAACTACAGCGCATGGAAATCCCTTCATCATAGACTGATCCTTTCTCCAAGAGATTTCTTTTGTTTCCACACGGCTGTCGTCCTATGTGTAAAATTAagtcaatattaatattaaacagatttattcataaaatgaatagataacaagggctgtttgtaaaacatgcatgtcccccatatgggctgtccgttgtagtggcagccattgtgtgaatacgatttttgtcactgtgaccttgacctttgacctagtgacctgaaaattaataggggtcatctgcgagtcacgatcaatgtacctatgaagtgtcatgatcctaggcaaaagcgttattgagttatcatccgaaaatcattttactatttcgggtcaccgtgaccttgacctttgaccttgtgacctcaaaatcaataggggt from Dreissena polymorpha isolate Duluth1 chromosome 1, UMN_Dpol_1.0, whole genome shotgun sequence carries:
- the LOC127838879 gene encoding uncharacterized protein LOC127838879 isoform X3, encoding MEACFANSKMDAGIHLRYRAECYPRYEYFKRRLKEFVPRLERIINASKCADYIHEASSLLEMILQEAKNVQDTVDIFVFREDVNVCTPEIAVKFDVTHSTQNRDSHQQHEDTKIILSKPEFVGIFPPSAMDDSRVETKEISWRKDQSMMKGFPCAVVVFVFSTDKCLQDLSNNTHFAQHDTNILGYNTTMETCYRTTEGILQRMTHEDTKSFAENIQRVFEEIIIDIFLKIEILIDKFSLRDGKTLPSSIDELLEERIRRILSNRLMMQEIEGSDKEHESSVFPETIDQSEPPKRTLIAVVKIQTRCTLVETLSIKNGLSQAVILSSLAELRFDDQLVVICRKVFVQKETEDFLKDIICKTDRYLKWKSNKFAQTFKTKSSKLFETADNYIQSKVEFIQKLNRLKFELHGILQMTPVHTGTVIPKIPSMDVRLQKEIMRVPNVQFCGHVYGKLTIYVTDRKRVNEKDIWNLLRKHNYLHGYKIQEVVSTVQAGSDIRCGHHLRVRGFGNCTDFSLGCFVHLDFGAGGSLDDVYAISCGHCICNGCYTVLASYRGHMHEFGKVDCLLDKSRYLDIVAIKVSTSFTKICNFNFKQPQHVETDARLTYYQGTNYDRLEVYKYGHGSGLTTGIVVSSDTVIKTVDDQENYHTDDFMYQILVEPMTDVTQGTPFSKKGDSGSIICVYGPANDCVEALALLCGSFEDRETKAYICTYGSHFERLITEFGRQCHMKVTLAHGRESTEEHTVDEVI
- the LOC127838879 gene encoding uncharacterized protein LOC127838879 isoform X2, with protein sequence MDAGIHLRYRAECYPRYEYFKRRLKEFVPRLERIINASKCADYIHEASSLLEMILQEAKNVQDTVDIFVFREDVNVCTPEIAVKFDVTHSTQNRDSHQQHEDTKIILSKPEFVGIFPPSAMDDSRVETKEISWRKDQSMMKGFPCAVVVFVFSTDKCLQDLSNNTHFAQHDTNILGYNTTMETCYRTTEGILQRMTHEDTKSFAENIQRVFEEIIIDIFLKIEILIDKFSLRDGKTLPSSIDELLEERIRRILSNRLMMQEIEGSDKEHESSVFPETIDQSEPPKRTLIAVVKIQTRCTLVETLSIKNGLSQAVILSSLAELRFDDQLVVICRKVFVQKETEDFLKDIICKTDRYLKWKSNKFAQTFKTKSSKLFETADNYIQSKVEFIQKLNRLKFELHGILQMTPVHTGTVIPKIPSMDVRLQKEIMRVPNVQFCGHVYGKLTIYVTDRKRVNEKDIWNLLRKHNYLHGYKIQEVVSTVQAGSDIRCGHHLRVRGFGNCTDFSLGCFVHLDFGAGGSLDDVYAISCGHCICNGCYTVLASYRGHMHEFGKVDCLLDKSRYLDIVAIKVSTSFTKICNFNFKQPQHVETDARLTYYQGTNYDRLEVYKYGHGSGLTTGIVVSSDTVIKTVDDQENYHTDDFMYQILVEPMTDVTQGTPFSKKGDSGSIICVYGPANDCVEALALLCGSFEDRETKAYICTYGSHFERLITEFGRQCHMKVTLVEKYRLFPYLHLTTRAMMRKACFWIRLEYAG
- the LOC127838879 gene encoding uncharacterized protein LOC127838879 isoform X6, with the protein product MEACFANSKMDAGIHLRYRAECYPRYEYFKRRLKEFVPRLERIINASKCADYIHEASSLLEMILQEAKNVQDTVDIFVFREDVNVCTPEIAVKFDVTHSTQNRDSHQQHEDTKIILSKPEFVGIFPPSAMDDSRVETKEISWRKDQSMMKGFPCAVVVFVFSTDKCLQDLSNNTHFAQHDTNILGYNTTMETCYRTTEGILQRMTHEDTKSFAENIQRVFEEIIIDIFLKIEILIDKFSLRDGKTLPSSIDELLEERIRRILSNRLMMQEIEGSDKEHESSVFPETIDQSEPPKRTLIAVVKIQTRCTLVETLSIKNGLSQAVILSSLAELRFDDQLVVICRKVFVQKETEDFLKDIICKTDRYLKWKSNKFAQTFKTKSSKLFETADNYIQSKVEFIQKLNRLKFELHGILQMTPVHTGTVIPKIPSMDVRLQKEIMRVPNVQFCGHVYGKLTIYVTDRKRVNEKDIWNLLRKHNYLHGYKIQEVVSTVQAGSDIRCGHHLRVRRSQRRVTAVPLFVCTGQRMTVWKH
- the LOC127838879 gene encoding uncharacterized protein LOC127838879 isoform X5, with the translated sequence MEACFANSKMDAGIHLRYRAECYPRYEYFKRRLKEFVPRLERIINASKCADYIHEASSLLEMILQEAKNVQDTVDIFVFREDVNVCTPEIAVKFDVTHSTQNRDSHQQHEDTKIILSKPEFVGIFPPSAMDDSRVETKEISWRKDQSMMKGFPCAVVVFVFSTDKCLQDLSNNTHFAQHDTNILGYNTTMETCYRTTEGILQRMTHEDTKSFAENIQRVFEEIIIDIFLKIEILIDKFSLRDGKTLPSSIDELLEERIRRILSNRLMMQEIEGSDKEHESSVFPETIDQSEPPKRTLIAVVKIQTRCTLVETLSIKNGLSQAVILSSLAELRFDDQLVVICRKVFVQKETEDFLKDIICKTDRYLKWKSNKFAQTFKTKSSKLFETADNYIQSKVEFIQKLNRLKFELHGILQMTPVHTGTVIPKIPSMDVRLQKEIMRVPNVQFCGHVYGKLTIYVTDRKRVNEKDIWNLLRKHNYLHGYKIQEVVSTVQAGSDIRCGHHLRVRGTPFSKKGDSGSIICVYGPANDCVEALALLCGSFEDRETKAYICTYGSHFERLITEFGRQCHMKVTLVEKYRLFPYLHLTTRAMMRKACFWIRLEYAG
- the LOC127838879 gene encoding uncharacterized protein LOC127838879 isoform X4; its protein translation is MEACFANSKMDAGIHLRYRAECYPRYEYFKRRLKEFVPRLERIINASKCADYIHEASSLLEMILQEAKNVQDTVDIFVFREDVNVCTPEIAVKFDVTHSTQNRDSHQQHEDTKIILSKPEFVGIFPPSAMDDSRVETKEISWRKDQSMMKGFPCAVVVFVFSTDKCLQDLSNNTHFAQHDTNILGYNTTMETCYRTTEGILQRMTHEDTKSFAENIQRVFEEIIIDIFLKIEILIDKFSLRDGKTLPSSIDELLEERIRRILSNRLMMQEIEGSDKEHESSVFPETIDQSEPPKRTLIAVVKIQTRCTLVETLSIKNGLSQAVILSSLAELRFDDQLVVICRKVFVQKETEDFLKDIICKTDRYLKWKSNKFAQTFKTKSSKLFETADNYIQSKVEFIQKLNRLKFELHGILQMTPVHTGTVIPKIPSMDVRLQKEIMRVPNVQFCGHVYGKLTIYVTDRKRVNEKDIWNLLRKHNYLHGYKIQEVVSTVQAGSDIRCGHHLRVRGFGNCTDFSLGTPFSKKGDSGSIICVYGPANDCVEALALLCGSFEDRETKAYICTYGSHFERLITEFGRQCHMKVTLVEKYRLFPYLHLTTRAMMRKACFWIRLEYAG
- the LOC127838879 gene encoding uncharacterized protein LOC127838879 isoform X1; amino-acid sequence: MEACFANSKMDAGIHLRYRAECYPRYEYFKRRLKEFVPRLERIINASKCADYIHEASSLLEMILQEAKNVQDTVDIFVFREDVNVCTPEIAVKFDVTHSTQNRDSHQQHEDTKIILSKPEFVGIFPPSAMDDSRVETKEISWRKDQSMMKGFPCAVVVFVFSTDKCLQDLSNNTHFAQHDTNILGYNTTMETCYRTTEGILQRMTHEDTKSFAENIQRVFEEIIIDIFLKIEILIDKFSLRDGKTLPSSIDELLEERIRRILSNRLMMQEIEGSDKEHESSVFPETIDQSEPPKRTLIAVVKIQTRCTLVETLSIKNGLSQAVILSSLAELRFDDQLVVICRKVFVQKETEDFLKDIICKTDRYLKWKSNKFAQTFKTKSSKLFETADNYIQSKVEFIQKLNRLKFELHGILQMTPVHTGTVIPKIPSMDVRLQKEIMRVPNVQFCGHVYGKLTIYVTDRKRVNEKDIWNLLRKHNYLHGYKIQEVVSTVQAGSDIRCGHHLRVRGFGNCTDFSLGCFVHLDFGAGGSLDDVYAISCGHCICNGCYTVLASYRGHMHEFGKVDCLLDKSRYLDIVAIKVSTSFTKICNFNFKQPQHVETDARLTYYQGTNYDRLEVYKYGHGSGLTTGIVVSSDTVIKTVDDQENYHTDDFMYQILVEPMTDVTQGTPFSKKGDSGSIICVYGPANDCVEALALLCGSFEDRETKAYICTYGSHFERLITEFGRQCHMKVTLVEKYRLFPYLHLTTRAMMRKACFWIRLEYAG